Proteins from a genomic interval of Crassostrea angulata isolate pt1a10 chromosome 7, ASM2561291v2, whole genome shotgun sequence:
- the LOC128155992 gene encoding glutamate receptor ionotropic, kainate 3-like isoform X1: protein MWIRGLVFIFLLSHLSLCMKTQHKVGILEQQDISLKDIQSFLVKLDPYHEVDLLRIPVTQPEMTFDNIENASNFLNKNNITAVIGAYSETYVQAACFQRVPYIVTSGVPHDVVESPFLLNIQPGIPTFALAINDIVTYFGWKRVAVVYDWEEDILPLHMFRPPMMSLLIDRHPTDLKAYNIRHNTSDSYVRGILKDLRNRYIDRIILLCSSTNTNIVLTQALYLSLLSRPYAWLVANVGTDVAALDDYLDSRANLTSLLIMTNGSPDDCALEKKKESLSNAVLHDAFKVYMNIIDHHANQSRLQMRKALRKNELDMTNIQVHGCTGQLSFSKMGVRNETYLQLKSLGTSRNGTTNLFQYGTWRSGKERLYERIKPSQTYRSMMKKDEEDVFGDDRVRVTTILEAPFVQWKNDSGCGNKTTDIGDQLEGFLISIFEKLAEDLGFSYNISLVPDGKYGSDKGPPRGWTGMVRQLLDDKADLALAPFQITPSRSRVVDFPKPFMTKGTSLVVRKPERSVSPFQFLMPLSHVVWITIFVAYVFTALMLFGVSRINCDKHDRCLNNFNESFWYIWGTLLRGNLQRSPTGISSRIVSSTWWFFSLIVISVYTANLAAFLTISNAHMPITSAADLPKQSDYNYGTVEGSQIENFFSQTNISHYQQMYAHMKITEGAIVRRVEDGFRKVRDEKYAFLWDSPIIRHAISSDCSLMEIGSPFDLKGYGMAAQKHSPFTEKLSLGILKLNDNGVLYKLEGKWFGIPTCPDPRSSAKSQEIKMGVASGMFYVLAGGLVLALTVFVIQWVYYRRSKNEEVRGKKHEQNNKTEENNLHNHVDRNTSSDLGKDRDDELITVLTRTLSIGENSSHSRWQGEHL from the exons ATGTGGATCCGAGGCCTGGTTTTTATTTTCCTTCTGTCACATTTGTCATTGTGCATGAAAACTCAACACAAAGTCG GTATTTTGGAGCAGCAAGACATATCATTAAAAGATATCCAATCCTTTCTCGTTAAACTTGATCCTTATCACGAAGTTGATCTTCTGCGCATTCCAGTTACGCAACCGGAAATGACTTTTGACAACATAGAAAATG CTTCTAACTTtcttaacaaaaataatataacagCTGTCATTGGGGCGTATAGTGAAACTTACGTGCAGGCCGCCTGTTTTCAAAGAGTTCCTTACATCGTCACTTCCGGTGTCCCTCATGACGTAGTAGAAAGTCCCTTTTTACTGAATATTCAACCTGGGATACCCACCTTCGCTTTGGCAATTAATGACATTGTGACCTATTTTGGATGGAAAAGGGTCGCTGTTGTTTATGATTGGGAAGAAG aTATATTGCCTCTTCACATGTTTC GTCCTCCAATGATGTCTTTGCTGATAGATAGGCACCCGACTGACCTTAAGGCATACAACATACGTCATAACACGTCAGATTCCTACGTCAGGGGAATACTTAAAGATCTTCGAAATAGATACATTGACCGAATAATACTTCTATGTTCATCAACTAATACAAACATTGTTTTAACCCAG GCCTTATATCTAAGCCTGCTTTCCCGTCCATATGCTTGGCTAGTTGCAAATGTT GGGACAGACGTGGCTGCCTTAGACGATTATTTGGATTCCCGTGCAAACCTGACGTCACTTCTAATCATGACGAACGGTAGCCCGGATGATTGTGCCTTGGAGAAGAAGAAGGAGTCTCTGTCCAATGCCGTCCTTCACGACGCTTTTAAAGTTTACATGAATATAATAGACCACCACGCTAATCAAAGCAGACTTCAAATGAGAAAAGCTCTAAGAAAA AACGAATTAGACATGACAAAT ATTCAAGTTCACGGTTGTACTGGACAGCTTTCTTTCTCAAAAATGGGCGTCAGAAACGAgacatatttacaattaaaatctTTAGGAACGAGTAGAAATGGAACG ACAAATCTATTTCAGTACGGAACTTGGAGAAGCGGCAAGGAGAGGCTGTATGAACGCATCAAACCCTCGCAAACATATAGGTCAATGATGAAAAAAGACGAGGAAGATGTGTTCGGAGATGATCGTGTTCGAGTCACAACAATCCTG GAAGCGCCCTTTGTTCAATGGAAGAATGATTCCGGATGTGGAAACAAAACTACAGATATTGGAGATCAACTTGAGGGGTTTCTTATTAGTATATTTGAGAAGCTTGCTGAGGACCTAGGCTTCTCATACAACATAAGTCTGGTTCCGGACGGGAAGTACGGAAGTGACAAAGGACCGCCACGTGGATGGACCGGAATGGTCCGGCAACTTTTGGATGAC AAAGCTGATCTTGCTCTGGCACCCTTTCAAATCACACCTTCACGATCCAGAGTTGTGGACTTTCCCAAACCATTCATGACTAAAGGAACAAGTCTAGTTGTGCGAAAACCGGAAAGAAGTGTGTCCCCGTTTCAGTTTCTCATGCCCCTGTCCCATGTAGTATGGATTACTATATTTGTGGCATACGTATTCACTGCTTTGATGCTTTTTGGAGTAAGTCGGATAAATTGTGATAAACATGACCGATGCTTGAACAACTTCAATGAGAGTTTCTGGTATATATGGGGTACGTTGTTACGTGGAAATCTTCAACGGTCCCCAACCGGAATTTCAAGTAGAATAGTCAGCAGTACATGGTGGTTCTTTTCATTGATAGTGATTTCTGTGTACACGGCCAACTTGGCGGCTTTTCTTACCATTTCTAATGCTCACATGCCTATAACGTCTGCCGCCGATCTTCCAAAACAGAGTGATTATAATTATGGTACAGTTGAAGGAAGCCAGATAGAGAACTTCTTCAGCCAAACAAACATAAGTCACTACCAGCAAATGTATGCTCATATGAAAATAACAGAAGGAGCTATTGTGAGGCGAGTGGAAGACGGTTTCAGAAAAGTACGCGACGAAAAGTACGCTTTTCTTTGGGATTCTCCAATAATTCGCCATGCAATTTCTAGTGATTGTAGTTTAATGGAAATAGGAAGTCCGTTTGACCTAAAGGGGTATGGAATGGCAGCACAAAAACATTCACCTTTCACAGAGAAACTTTCCCTTGGAATATTGAAATTGAACGATAATGGAGTGTTGTATAAGCTGGAGGGGAA ATGGTTTGGGATTCCTACCTGTCCCGACCCACGATCCAGCGCCAAGAGCCAGGAAATAAAGATGGGAGTGGCCTCTGGAATGTTCTATGTACTCGCGGGAGGGTTGGTTCTAGCCCTCACTGTGTTTGTCATTCAGTGGGTGTATTATAGACGTTCAAAAAACGAGGAGGTTCGTGGGAAGAAGCACGAG CAAAATAATAAGACAGAAGAAAATAATCTACATAATCATGTGGACAGAAATACCTCGTCCGATCTCGGCAAAGACCGGGACGATGAACTTATCACTGTGTTGACTAGGACGTTAAGTATTGGAGAAAATTCGAGCCACAGCAGATGGCAAGGGGAACATCTCTAA
- the LOC128155992 gene encoding glutamate receptor ionotropic, kainate 3-like isoform X3: MWIRGLVFIFLLSHLSLCMKTQHKVGILEQQDISLKDIQSFLVKLDPYHEVDLLRIPVTQPEMTFDNIENASNFLNKNNITAVIGAYSETYVQAACFQRVPYIVTSGVPHDVVESPFLLNIQPGIPTFALAINDIVTYFGWKRVAVVYDWEEDILPLHMFRPPMMSLLIDRHPTDLKAYNIRHNTSDSYVRGILKDLRNRYIDRIILLCSSTNTNIVLTQALYLSLLSRPYAWLVANVGTDVAALDDYLDSRANLTSLLIMTNGSPDDCALEKKKESLSNAVLHDAFKVYMNIIDHHANQSRLQMRKALRKIQVHGCTGQLSFSKMGVRNETYLQLKSLGTSRNGTTNLFQYGTWRSGKERLYERIKPSQTYRSMMKKDEEDVFGDDRVRVTTILEAPFVQWKNDSGCGNKTTDIGDQLEGFLISIFEKLAEDLGFSYNISLVPDGKYGSDKGPPRGWTGMVRQLLDDKADLALAPFQITPSRSRVVDFPKPFMTKGTSLVVRKPERSVSPFQFLMPLSHVVWITIFVAYVFTALMLFGVSRINCDKHDRCLNNFNESFWYIWGTLLRGNLQRSPTGISSRIVSSTWWFFSLIVISVYTANLAAFLTISNAHMPITSAADLPKQSDYNYGTVEGSQIENFFSQTNISHYQQMYAHMKITEGAIVRRVEDGFRKVRDEKYAFLWDSPIIRHAISSDCSLMEIGSPFDLKGYGMAAQKHSPFTEKLSLGILKLNDNGVLYKLEGKWFGIPTCPDPRSSAKSQEIKMGVASGMFYVLAGGLVLALTVFVIQWVYYRRSKNEEVRGKKHEQNNKTEENNLHNHVDRNTSSDLGKDRDDELITVLTRTLSIGENSSHSRWQGEHL; encoded by the exons ATGTGGATCCGAGGCCTGGTTTTTATTTTCCTTCTGTCACATTTGTCATTGTGCATGAAAACTCAACACAAAGTCG GTATTTTGGAGCAGCAAGACATATCATTAAAAGATATCCAATCCTTTCTCGTTAAACTTGATCCTTATCACGAAGTTGATCTTCTGCGCATTCCAGTTACGCAACCGGAAATGACTTTTGACAACATAGAAAATG CTTCTAACTTtcttaacaaaaataatataacagCTGTCATTGGGGCGTATAGTGAAACTTACGTGCAGGCCGCCTGTTTTCAAAGAGTTCCTTACATCGTCACTTCCGGTGTCCCTCATGACGTAGTAGAAAGTCCCTTTTTACTGAATATTCAACCTGGGATACCCACCTTCGCTTTGGCAATTAATGACATTGTGACCTATTTTGGATGGAAAAGGGTCGCTGTTGTTTATGATTGGGAAGAAG aTATATTGCCTCTTCACATGTTTC GTCCTCCAATGATGTCTTTGCTGATAGATAGGCACCCGACTGACCTTAAGGCATACAACATACGTCATAACACGTCAGATTCCTACGTCAGGGGAATACTTAAAGATCTTCGAAATAGATACATTGACCGAATAATACTTCTATGTTCATCAACTAATACAAACATTGTTTTAACCCAG GCCTTATATCTAAGCCTGCTTTCCCGTCCATATGCTTGGCTAGTTGCAAATGTT GGGACAGACGTGGCTGCCTTAGACGATTATTTGGATTCCCGTGCAAACCTGACGTCACTTCTAATCATGACGAACGGTAGCCCGGATGATTGTGCCTTGGAGAAGAAGAAGGAGTCTCTGTCCAATGCCGTCCTTCACGACGCTTTTAAAGTTTACATGAATATAATAGACCACCACGCTAATCAAAGCAGACTTCAAATGAGAAAAGCTCTAAGAAAA ATTCAAGTTCACGGTTGTACTGGACAGCTTTCTTTCTCAAAAATGGGCGTCAGAAACGAgacatatttacaattaaaatctTTAGGAACGAGTAGAAATGGAACG ACAAATCTATTTCAGTACGGAACTTGGAGAAGCGGCAAGGAGAGGCTGTATGAACGCATCAAACCCTCGCAAACATATAGGTCAATGATGAAAAAAGACGAGGAAGATGTGTTCGGAGATGATCGTGTTCGAGTCACAACAATCCTG GAAGCGCCCTTTGTTCAATGGAAGAATGATTCCGGATGTGGAAACAAAACTACAGATATTGGAGATCAACTTGAGGGGTTTCTTATTAGTATATTTGAGAAGCTTGCTGAGGACCTAGGCTTCTCATACAACATAAGTCTGGTTCCGGACGGGAAGTACGGAAGTGACAAAGGACCGCCACGTGGATGGACCGGAATGGTCCGGCAACTTTTGGATGAC AAAGCTGATCTTGCTCTGGCACCCTTTCAAATCACACCTTCACGATCCAGAGTTGTGGACTTTCCCAAACCATTCATGACTAAAGGAACAAGTCTAGTTGTGCGAAAACCGGAAAGAAGTGTGTCCCCGTTTCAGTTTCTCATGCCCCTGTCCCATGTAGTATGGATTACTATATTTGTGGCATACGTATTCACTGCTTTGATGCTTTTTGGAGTAAGTCGGATAAATTGTGATAAACATGACCGATGCTTGAACAACTTCAATGAGAGTTTCTGGTATATATGGGGTACGTTGTTACGTGGAAATCTTCAACGGTCCCCAACCGGAATTTCAAGTAGAATAGTCAGCAGTACATGGTGGTTCTTTTCATTGATAGTGATTTCTGTGTACACGGCCAACTTGGCGGCTTTTCTTACCATTTCTAATGCTCACATGCCTATAACGTCTGCCGCCGATCTTCCAAAACAGAGTGATTATAATTATGGTACAGTTGAAGGAAGCCAGATAGAGAACTTCTTCAGCCAAACAAACATAAGTCACTACCAGCAAATGTATGCTCATATGAAAATAACAGAAGGAGCTATTGTGAGGCGAGTGGAAGACGGTTTCAGAAAAGTACGCGACGAAAAGTACGCTTTTCTTTGGGATTCTCCAATAATTCGCCATGCAATTTCTAGTGATTGTAGTTTAATGGAAATAGGAAGTCCGTTTGACCTAAAGGGGTATGGAATGGCAGCACAAAAACATTCACCTTTCACAGAGAAACTTTCCCTTGGAATATTGAAATTGAACGATAATGGAGTGTTGTATAAGCTGGAGGGGAA ATGGTTTGGGATTCCTACCTGTCCCGACCCACGATCCAGCGCCAAGAGCCAGGAAATAAAGATGGGAGTGGCCTCTGGAATGTTCTATGTACTCGCGGGAGGGTTGGTTCTAGCCCTCACTGTGTTTGTCATTCAGTGGGTGTATTATAGACGTTCAAAAAACGAGGAGGTTCGTGGGAAGAAGCACGAG CAAAATAATAAGACAGAAGAAAATAATCTACATAATCATGTGGACAGAAATACCTCGTCCGATCTCGGCAAAGACCGGGACGATGAACTTATCACTGTGTTGACTAGGACGTTAAGTATTGGAGAAAATTCGAGCCACAGCAGATGGCAAGGGGAACATCTCTAA
- the LOC128155992 gene encoding glutamate receptor ionotropic, kainate 3-like isoform X2 gives MWIRGLVFIFLLSHLSLCMKTQHKVGILEQQDISLKDIQSFLVKLDPYHEVDLLRIPVTQPEMTFDNIENASNFLNKNNITAVIGAYSETYVQAACFQRVPYIVTSGVPHDVVESPFLLNIQPGIPTFALAINDIVTYFGWKRVAVVYDWEEDILPLHMFRPPMMSLLIDRHPTDLKAYNIRHNTSDSYVRGILKDLRNRYIDRIILLCSSTNTNIVLTQALYLSLLSRPYAWLVANVGTDVAALDDYLDSRANLTSLLIMTNGSPDDCALEKKKESLSNAVLHDAFKVYMNIIDHHANQSRLQMRKALRKNELDMTNIQVHGCTGQLSFSKMGVRNETYLQLKSLGTSRNGTYGTWRSGKERLYERIKPSQTYRSMMKKDEEDVFGDDRVRVTTILEAPFVQWKNDSGCGNKTTDIGDQLEGFLISIFEKLAEDLGFSYNISLVPDGKYGSDKGPPRGWTGMVRQLLDDKADLALAPFQITPSRSRVVDFPKPFMTKGTSLVVRKPERSVSPFQFLMPLSHVVWITIFVAYVFTALMLFGVSRINCDKHDRCLNNFNESFWYIWGTLLRGNLQRSPTGISSRIVSSTWWFFSLIVISVYTANLAAFLTISNAHMPITSAADLPKQSDYNYGTVEGSQIENFFSQTNISHYQQMYAHMKITEGAIVRRVEDGFRKVRDEKYAFLWDSPIIRHAISSDCSLMEIGSPFDLKGYGMAAQKHSPFTEKLSLGILKLNDNGVLYKLEGKWFGIPTCPDPRSSAKSQEIKMGVASGMFYVLAGGLVLALTVFVIQWVYYRRSKNEEVRGKKHEQNNKTEENNLHNHVDRNTSSDLGKDRDDELITVLTRTLSIGENSSHSRWQGEHL, from the exons ATGTGGATCCGAGGCCTGGTTTTTATTTTCCTTCTGTCACATTTGTCATTGTGCATGAAAACTCAACACAAAGTCG GTATTTTGGAGCAGCAAGACATATCATTAAAAGATATCCAATCCTTTCTCGTTAAACTTGATCCTTATCACGAAGTTGATCTTCTGCGCATTCCAGTTACGCAACCGGAAATGACTTTTGACAACATAGAAAATG CTTCTAACTTtcttaacaaaaataatataacagCTGTCATTGGGGCGTATAGTGAAACTTACGTGCAGGCCGCCTGTTTTCAAAGAGTTCCTTACATCGTCACTTCCGGTGTCCCTCATGACGTAGTAGAAAGTCCCTTTTTACTGAATATTCAACCTGGGATACCCACCTTCGCTTTGGCAATTAATGACATTGTGACCTATTTTGGATGGAAAAGGGTCGCTGTTGTTTATGATTGGGAAGAAG aTATATTGCCTCTTCACATGTTTC GTCCTCCAATGATGTCTTTGCTGATAGATAGGCACCCGACTGACCTTAAGGCATACAACATACGTCATAACACGTCAGATTCCTACGTCAGGGGAATACTTAAAGATCTTCGAAATAGATACATTGACCGAATAATACTTCTATGTTCATCAACTAATACAAACATTGTTTTAACCCAG GCCTTATATCTAAGCCTGCTTTCCCGTCCATATGCTTGGCTAGTTGCAAATGTT GGGACAGACGTGGCTGCCTTAGACGATTATTTGGATTCCCGTGCAAACCTGACGTCACTTCTAATCATGACGAACGGTAGCCCGGATGATTGTGCCTTGGAGAAGAAGAAGGAGTCTCTGTCCAATGCCGTCCTTCACGACGCTTTTAAAGTTTACATGAATATAATAGACCACCACGCTAATCAAAGCAGACTTCAAATGAGAAAAGCTCTAAGAAAA AACGAATTAGACATGACAAAT ATTCAAGTTCACGGTTGTACTGGACAGCTTTCTTTCTCAAAAATGGGCGTCAGAAACGAgacatatttacaattaaaatctTTAGGAACGAGTAGAAATGGAACG TACGGAACTTGGAGAAGCGGCAAGGAGAGGCTGTATGAACGCATCAAACCCTCGCAAACATATAGGTCAATGATGAAAAAAGACGAGGAAGATGTGTTCGGAGATGATCGTGTTCGAGTCACAACAATCCTG GAAGCGCCCTTTGTTCAATGGAAGAATGATTCCGGATGTGGAAACAAAACTACAGATATTGGAGATCAACTTGAGGGGTTTCTTATTAGTATATTTGAGAAGCTTGCTGAGGACCTAGGCTTCTCATACAACATAAGTCTGGTTCCGGACGGGAAGTACGGAAGTGACAAAGGACCGCCACGTGGATGGACCGGAATGGTCCGGCAACTTTTGGATGAC AAAGCTGATCTTGCTCTGGCACCCTTTCAAATCACACCTTCACGATCCAGAGTTGTGGACTTTCCCAAACCATTCATGACTAAAGGAACAAGTCTAGTTGTGCGAAAACCGGAAAGAAGTGTGTCCCCGTTTCAGTTTCTCATGCCCCTGTCCCATGTAGTATGGATTACTATATTTGTGGCATACGTATTCACTGCTTTGATGCTTTTTGGAGTAAGTCGGATAAATTGTGATAAACATGACCGATGCTTGAACAACTTCAATGAGAGTTTCTGGTATATATGGGGTACGTTGTTACGTGGAAATCTTCAACGGTCCCCAACCGGAATTTCAAGTAGAATAGTCAGCAGTACATGGTGGTTCTTTTCATTGATAGTGATTTCTGTGTACACGGCCAACTTGGCGGCTTTTCTTACCATTTCTAATGCTCACATGCCTATAACGTCTGCCGCCGATCTTCCAAAACAGAGTGATTATAATTATGGTACAGTTGAAGGAAGCCAGATAGAGAACTTCTTCAGCCAAACAAACATAAGTCACTACCAGCAAATGTATGCTCATATGAAAATAACAGAAGGAGCTATTGTGAGGCGAGTGGAAGACGGTTTCAGAAAAGTACGCGACGAAAAGTACGCTTTTCTTTGGGATTCTCCAATAATTCGCCATGCAATTTCTAGTGATTGTAGTTTAATGGAAATAGGAAGTCCGTTTGACCTAAAGGGGTATGGAATGGCAGCACAAAAACATTCACCTTTCACAGAGAAACTTTCCCTTGGAATATTGAAATTGAACGATAATGGAGTGTTGTATAAGCTGGAGGGGAA ATGGTTTGGGATTCCTACCTGTCCCGACCCACGATCCAGCGCCAAGAGCCAGGAAATAAAGATGGGAGTGGCCTCTGGAATGTTCTATGTACTCGCGGGAGGGTTGGTTCTAGCCCTCACTGTGTTTGTCATTCAGTGGGTGTATTATAGACGTTCAAAAAACGAGGAGGTTCGTGGGAAGAAGCACGAG CAAAATAATAAGACAGAAGAAAATAATCTACATAATCATGTGGACAGAAATACCTCGTCCGATCTCGGCAAAGACCGGGACGATGAACTTATCACTGTGTTGACTAGGACGTTAAGTATTGGAGAAAATTCGAGCCACAGCAGATGGCAAGGGGAACATCTCTAA
- the LOC128155992 gene encoding glutamate receptor ionotropic, kainate 3-like isoform X5, which yields MWIRGLVFIFLLSHLSLCMKTQHKVGILEQQDISLKDIQSFLVKLDPYHEVDLLRIPVTQPEMTFDNIENASNFLNKNNITAVIGAYSETYVQAACFQRVPYIVTSGVPHDVVESPFLLNIQPGIPTFALAINDIVTYFGWKRVAVVYDWEEDILPLHMFRPPMMSLLIDRHPTDLKAYNIRHNTSDSYVRGILKDLRNRYIDRIILLCSSTNTNIVLTQALYLSLLSRPYAWLVANVGTDVAALDDYLDSRANLTSLLIMTNGSPDDCALEKKKESLSNAVLHDAFKVYMNIIDHHANQSRLQMRKALRKIQVHGCTGQLSFSKMGVRNETYLQLKSLGTSRNGTYGTWRSGKERLYERIKPSQTYRSMMKKDEEDVFGDDRVRVTTILEAPFVQWKNDSGCGNKTTDIGDQLEGFLISIFEKLAEDLGFSYNISLVPDGKYGSDKGPPRGWTGMVRQLLDDKADLALAPFQITPSRSRVVDFPKPFMTKGTSLVVRKPERSVSPFQFLMPLSHVVWITIFVAYVFTALMLFGVSRINCDKHDRCLNNFNESFWYIWGTLLRGNLQRSPTGISSRIVSSTWWFFSLIVISVYTANLAAFLTISNAHMPITSAADLPKQSDYNYGTVEGSQIENFFSQTNISHYQQMYAHMKITEGAIVRRVEDGFRKVRDEKYAFLWDSPIIRHAISSDCSLMEIGSPFDLKGYGMAAQKHSPFTEKLSLGILKLNDNGVLYKLEGKWFGIPTCPDPRSSAKSQEIKMGVASGMFYVLAGGLVLALTVFVIQWVYYRRSKNEEVRGKKHEQNNKTEENNLHNHVDRNTSSDLGKDRDDELITVLTRTLSIGENSSHSRWQGEHL from the exons ATGTGGATCCGAGGCCTGGTTTTTATTTTCCTTCTGTCACATTTGTCATTGTGCATGAAAACTCAACACAAAGTCG GTATTTTGGAGCAGCAAGACATATCATTAAAAGATATCCAATCCTTTCTCGTTAAACTTGATCCTTATCACGAAGTTGATCTTCTGCGCATTCCAGTTACGCAACCGGAAATGACTTTTGACAACATAGAAAATG CTTCTAACTTtcttaacaaaaataatataacagCTGTCATTGGGGCGTATAGTGAAACTTACGTGCAGGCCGCCTGTTTTCAAAGAGTTCCTTACATCGTCACTTCCGGTGTCCCTCATGACGTAGTAGAAAGTCCCTTTTTACTGAATATTCAACCTGGGATACCCACCTTCGCTTTGGCAATTAATGACATTGTGACCTATTTTGGATGGAAAAGGGTCGCTGTTGTTTATGATTGGGAAGAAG aTATATTGCCTCTTCACATGTTTC GTCCTCCAATGATGTCTTTGCTGATAGATAGGCACCCGACTGACCTTAAGGCATACAACATACGTCATAACACGTCAGATTCCTACGTCAGGGGAATACTTAAAGATCTTCGAAATAGATACATTGACCGAATAATACTTCTATGTTCATCAACTAATACAAACATTGTTTTAACCCAG GCCTTATATCTAAGCCTGCTTTCCCGTCCATATGCTTGGCTAGTTGCAAATGTT GGGACAGACGTGGCTGCCTTAGACGATTATTTGGATTCCCGTGCAAACCTGACGTCACTTCTAATCATGACGAACGGTAGCCCGGATGATTGTGCCTTGGAGAAGAAGAAGGAGTCTCTGTCCAATGCCGTCCTTCACGACGCTTTTAAAGTTTACATGAATATAATAGACCACCACGCTAATCAAAGCAGACTTCAAATGAGAAAAGCTCTAAGAAAA ATTCAAGTTCACGGTTGTACTGGACAGCTTTCTTTCTCAAAAATGGGCGTCAGAAACGAgacatatttacaattaaaatctTTAGGAACGAGTAGAAATGGAACG TACGGAACTTGGAGAAGCGGCAAGGAGAGGCTGTATGAACGCATCAAACCCTCGCAAACATATAGGTCAATGATGAAAAAAGACGAGGAAGATGTGTTCGGAGATGATCGTGTTCGAGTCACAACAATCCTG GAAGCGCCCTTTGTTCAATGGAAGAATGATTCCGGATGTGGAAACAAAACTACAGATATTGGAGATCAACTTGAGGGGTTTCTTATTAGTATATTTGAGAAGCTTGCTGAGGACCTAGGCTTCTCATACAACATAAGTCTGGTTCCGGACGGGAAGTACGGAAGTGACAAAGGACCGCCACGTGGATGGACCGGAATGGTCCGGCAACTTTTGGATGAC AAAGCTGATCTTGCTCTGGCACCCTTTCAAATCACACCTTCACGATCCAGAGTTGTGGACTTTCCCAAACCATTCATGACTAAAGGAACAAGTCTAGTTGTGCGAAAACCGGAAAGAAGTGTGTCCCCGTTTCAGTTTCTCATGCCCCTGTCCCATGTAGTATGGATTACTATATTTGTGGCATACGTATTCACTGCTTTGATGCTTTTTGGAGTAAGTCGGATAAATTGTGATAAACATGACCGATGCTTGAACAACTTCAATGAGAGTTTCTGGTATATATGGGGTACGTTGTTACGTGGAAATCTTCAACGGTCCCCAACCGGAATTTCAAGTAGAATAGTCAGCAGTACATGGTGGTTCTTTTCATTGATAGTGATTTCTGTGTACACGGCCAACTTGGCGGCTTTTCTTACCATTTCTAATGCTCACATGCCTATAACGTCTGCCGCCGATCTTCCAAAACAGAGTGATTATAATTATGGTACAGTTGAAGGAAGCCAGATAGAGAACTTCTTCAGCCAAACAAACATAAGTCACTACCAGCAAATGTATGCTCATATGAAAATAACAGAAGGAGCTATTGTGAGGCGAGTGGAAGACGGTTTCAGAAAAGTACGCGACGAAAAGTACGCTTTTCTTTGGGATTCTCCAATAATTCGCCATGCAATTTCTAGTGATTGTAGTTTAATGGAAATAGGAAGTCCGTTTGACCTAAAGGGGTATGGAATGGCAGCACAAAAACATTCACCTTTCACAGAGAAACTTTCCCTTGGAATATTGAAATTGAACGATAATGGAGTGTTGTATAAGCTGGAGGGGAA ATGGTTTGGGATTCCTACCTGTCCCGACCCACGATCCAGCGCCAAGAGCCAGGAAATAAAGATGGGAGTGGCCTCTGGAATGTTCTATGTACTCGCGGGAGGGTTGGTTCTAGCCCTCACTGTGTTTGTCATTCAGTGGGTGTATTATAGACGTTCAAAAAACGAGGAGGTTCGTGGGAAGAAGCACGAG CAAAATAATAAGACAGAAGAAAATAATCTACATAATCATGTGGACAGAAATACCTCGTCCGATCTCGGCAAAGACCGGGACGATGAACTTATCACTGTGTTGACTAGGACGTTAAGTATTGGAGAAAATTCGAGCCACAGCAGATGGCAAGGGGAACATCTCTAA